One Acetobacterium sp. KB-1 DNA segment encodes these proteins:
- a CDS encoding ABC transporter ATP-binding protein — protein sequence MKHTILKAEMLSKTYSNGSIMQHVLKNLNLEINGGDFTVIMGSSGSGKSTLLYALSGMDKPSLGTIDFRGEEISNYSNDKLAVFRRKHCGFVFQQIYLNDTMTVLDNIMISGLLVSRDKKAIAARARELLQQVGLNDACHHKYPSQLSGGEAQRVAIVRALINAPEIVFADEPTGALNSTNAINVLDVLTEVNASGQSIIMVTYDIKTARRANRILYLKDGVIIDELSLGTYVKDDPERHKILRKFLERMGW from the coding sequence ATGAAGCACACCATTTTAAAGGCGGAAATGCTCAGTAAAACCTATTCAAACGGCAGCATCATGCAGCATGTTCTAAAAAATCTCAACTTAGAAATTAATGGCGGAGACTTTACGGTCATCATGGGGAGCTCGGGTTCGGGAAAGTCCACCCTGCTTTATGCGCTTTCCGGGATGGATAAGCCGAGCCTGGGAACCATTGATTTTAGAGGTGAGGAGATCTCAAACTATTCCAATGACAAACTGGCGGTATTTCGGCGTAAGCATTGCGGATTTGTGTTTCAGCAGATCTATCTCAATGATACCATGACGGTGCTCGATAATATTATGATTTCAGGCCTGCTGGTCAGCCGCGACAAAAAGGCCATTGCTGCTCGGGCCAGGGAACTGCTGCAGCAGGTGGGGCTAAATGATGCGTGCCATCACAAATATCCGTCTCAGCTTTCCGGTGGCGAAGCCCAACGGGTGGCGATTGTTCGAGCGCTAATCAATGCCCCGGAAATCGTCTTTGCGGATGAACCCACCGGGGCCCTTAATTCGACCAATGCCATCAATGTGCTGGATGTGCTGACCGAGGTGAACGCCTCGGGCCAGAGTATCATCATGGTGACCTATGATATCAAAACGGCCCGCCGGGCCAACCGCATCCTTTATTTAAAAGATGGGGTCATCATCGATGAGCTGAGTCTCGGCACCTATGTTAAAGACGATCCGGAACGACATAAAATCCTGCGCAAATTTCTGGAAAGAATGGGTTGGTAG
- a CDS encoding HAMP domain-containing sensor histidine kinase, translated as MKIRNIVILFTVLMIAVYIAAVITINTTQINQVNVAEINHVVKTIEKEWTQGEVEKSGTIAGMSYRITLVADDNYQALLFDGIKNRQAIMDLTTSDGRQEVLGKIIFLTNGSEEVAMKTNLLTIISFTFGIMLMMVYLVLGLVYTSVLRPFGVMKQFARKVADGDLEFRLPMDRGNYFGAFTESFDLMREELKKARQGEYAANISKKELVAELSHDIKTPVATIKAICELLEIKLATVKSEDLPESTAVMTLTESIEKITVIDSKADIIDALISNLFHATLEELEMLAVHVSEQPSTILIQMFKDMDHFGKISLKNDLVECLICCDPLRLEQVIDNVISNAYKYADTAIDIWFNLDKNKQYLEVKIRDYGDGVNPDECPLVFEKFFRGSGEAVQNTPGSGLGLYLARQFMTGMDGSIHCYNADGFVVELCIKVV; from the coding sequence ATGAAAATAAGAAATATCGTTATCTTGTTTACGGTACTAATGATAGCCGTTTATATAGCCGCAGTCATCACGATAAATACCACCCAGATTAATCAGGTGAACGTCGCAGAGATTAACCACGTTGTTAAAACGATTGAAAAAGAGTGGACCCAAGGTGAGGTAGAAAAATCCGGTACGATTGCGGGGATGTCTTACCGGATCACTCTTGTTGCAGATGATAACTATCAGGCGCTTCTGTTTGATGGCATCAAGAATCGTCAGGCCATCATGGATTTGACTACATCTGATGGTCGACAAGAGGTGTTAGGTAAGATCATCTTTCTAACCAACGGCAGTGAAGAAGTAGCCATGAAAACAAATCTGCTGACAATAATCTCCTTTACCTTTGGCATTATGTTGATGATGGTTTATCTGGTTTTAGGGTTGGTGTATACTTCTGTTCTTCGGCCCTTTGGTGTGATGAAACAGTTTGCCCGGAAGGTTGCCGATGGTGATCTGGAATTTCGGCTACCGATGGATCGAGGCAATTACTTTGGCGCCTTCACTGAAAGTTTTGATCTGATGCGGGAAGAACTAAAAAAGGCCCGACAGGGAGAATATGCGGCCAATATCAGCAAAAAAGAGTTGGTGGCGGAACTATCCCACGATATTAAAACACCGGTGGCGACCATTAAGGCCATTTGTGAGCTCCTGGAGATCAAACTGGCAACTGTGAAAAGTGAAGATTTACCGGAGTCAACTGCGGTAATGACGCTCACCGAAAGCATCGAAAAAATCACCGTGATCGATTCTAAAGCAGATATTATTGATGCGCTGATTAGCAATCTCTTCCACGCAACCCTGGAAGAACTGGAAATGCTAGCGGTTCATGTGAGTGAACAGCCCAGTACCATCCTGATCCAGATGTTTAAGGATATGGATCATTTTGGGAAGATCAGCTTAAAAAATGATTTGGTCGAATGTCTGATTTGTTGTGATCCGCTGCGACTGGAGCAGGTGATTGACAATGTTATCAGTAACGCTTATAAATATGCCGATACGGCTATCGACATCTGGTTTAATTTGGACAAAAATAAGCAGTATCTGGAAGTCAAAATCCGAGATTATGGGGATGGGGTGAATCCCGATGAATGCCCGCTGGTGTTTGAAAAGTTTTTTCGCGGTTCTGGAGAAGCGGTTCAAAACACCCCGGGATCTGGGCTGGGACTTTATCTGGCCCGGCAGTTTATGACCGGTATGGATGGCAGCATCCATTGTTATAATGCGGATGGGTTCGTTGTTGAGTTGTGTATCAAGGTGGTTTAA
- a CDS encoding response regulator transcription factor — translation MNWDCLIVDDEVELAKASCEYFEMFGVTCTFVSNFDDCVLFMGNNQVKLILLDINLGKDSGFELCKALRQKTDIPILFISARQSDDDVLIALNIGGDDYIKKPYSLSVLLAKVKVIIKRYEGAAKKSGRSDTVSSEDQEKNNYSNLRIEKDAMKVYRDGKDVGFKTKEFKLFLYLYENKNWVIAKDELFKMIWGDAFFSDGTLNVHIRKIREKIEENPNQPKYIKTIWGTGYMFETRENG, via the coding sequence GTGAATTGGGATTGTTTAATTGTCGATGATGAAGTAGAATTGGCGAAAGCGAGCTGCGAATATTTTGAAATGTTTGGCGTGACCTGCACCTTTGTGAGCAATTTTGATGATTGTGTCTTGTTCATGGGAAATAACCAGGTTAAACTGATTTTGCTGGATATCAATCTGGGAAAAGACAGCGGCTTTGAATTGTGTAAAGCACTCCGCCAAAAAACGGATATCCCGATTCTTTTTATCAGCGCCCGCCAGAGTGATGATGATGTTCTGATTGCCCTTAATATTGGTGGGGATGACTATATCAAAAAACCCTATTCTCTGAGTGTTTTGCTTGCCAAGGTAAAGGTGATTATCAAGCGGTATGAAGGTGCGGCTAAAAAATCTGGGCGAAGCGATACGGTCAGTTCTGAGGATCAAGAGAAAAACAACTATAGCAACCTGAGAATTGAAAAGGATGCCATGAAAGTCTATCGGGATGGAAAAGACGTGGGTTTTAAAACAAAGGAATTCAAGCTGTTTTTATACCTCTATGAAAATAAAAACTGGGTGATTGCTAAAGACGAGTTATTTAAAATGATCTGGGGAGATGCATTTTTTAGTGATGGCACCCTGAATGTCCATATCCGCAAAATCCGTGAGAAAATCGAAGAAAACCCGAATCAACCGAAATATATTAAAACCATCTGGGGCACCGGATATATGTTTGAAACCCGGGAAAACGGATAG
- a CDS encoding sensor histidine kinase KdpD, protein MNSSKFKSRLGLKFTSVAAIALIISFAVFLLLYDGVIWWFLYGSEFDSYWTNVGTSAVASFQEHVTSNELTVDDAIRDVRWEKNYRTMYLYLASSPEADIPEEDDDTQVGIPVNCSDGVVYAYAYPSTSHYDGLGMVISLGIAAICFFLILIPYVYRIIHRIMHLSHEMEILTGGDLSYHIDSPGEDELAELGRSIEGMRLSVIDQMARENEAVLANSRLITSLSHDLRTPLTKLTGYLEILRYKKYRNASEEERYLKSAIEKVQQMKSLSDEMFRHFQVNDTPKADTVAETISGTLLLSQLLSEMCFDLQAAGFHATLPVIDDEFILSFPVFDLRRIFDNLFSNIKKYADPSKPVEITIIKQSSEIGIMISNYMGAYLDTDSNGIGLPAVKTLVEQNGGSLDIKKADERFYVKLFFPVQNR, encoded by the coding sequence TTGAATAGCAGCAAATTTAAATCCCGCCTGGGTTTGAAATTCACATCGGTTGCGGCGATTGCGCTGATTATTTCCTTCGCTGTCTTTTTACTCCTGTATGATGGCGTTATATGGTGGTTCCTGTACGGCTCGGAGTTCGATTCTTATTGGACAAATGTGGGAACTTCGGCAGTGGCGAGCTTTCAGGAACATGTGACAAGTAATGAGCTGACTGTCGATGACGCAATACGCGATGTCAGATGGGAAAAGAACTATCGCACGATGTATCTCTATTTGGCGAGCAGCCCTGAGGCGGACATCCCGGAGGAAGACGATGATACGCAAGTCGGTATCCCGGTGAACTGTTCGGACGGTGTCGTGTATGCATATGCATACCCGTCTACTTCTCATTATGATGGGCTTGGAATGGTAATCTCCCTTGGTATCGCGGCAATCTGCTTCTTCCTGATTTTAATTCCCTATGTCTATCGGATCATCCATCGCATTATGCATCTGAGTCATGAAATGGAGATCCTCACAGGAGGTGACCTCAGCTATCACATCGATTCTCCAGGCGAGGACGAGCTGGCTGAGCTTGGACGCAGCATTGAGGGAATGCGGCTTTCAGTAATCGACCAGATGGCACGAGAAAATGAAGCTGTGCTGGCAAACAGCCGACTGATTACCTCTTTATCGCATGACTTGCGAACGCCGTTGACCAAGTTGACGGGCTATCTTGAAATACTCCGCTATAAAAAGTATCGGAATGCGTCAGAAGAAGAACGCTATTTGAAGAGCGCCATTGAAAAAGTACAGCAAATGAAAAGCCTTTCCGATGAAATGTTCCGTCATTTTCAAGTGAATGATACCCCAAAAGCGGATACCGTTGCCGAAACAATTTCAGGGACGCTGCTGCTATCACAACTGCTTTCTGAAATGTGTTTTGATCTGCAGGCAGCAGGCTTTCATGCAACCCTTCCGGTCATTGACGATGAATTCATCCTTTCCTTTCCCGTATTTGACCTGCGGCGAATATTTGACAACCTGTTTTCCAACATAAAAAAATATGCCGACCCATCGAAGCCCGTTGAAATAACGATCATTAAACAGTCATCTGAGATTGGCATTATGATTTCAAATTATATGGGAGCTTATTTAGATACAGACAGCAATGGCATTGGTTTGCCCGCTGTAAAAACACTTGTGGAGCAAAACGGCGGAAGTCTTGATATTAAAAAAGCTGACGAAAGATTCTATGTCAAGCTATTTTTTCCAGTGCAAAATAGGTAA
- a CDS encoding response regulator transcription factor, with protein MKNAAKIMIVDDDSEIREIVCVLLESEGFTTLEAANGETALSVFSDDVDLVILDIMMAGMSGYQVCLKMRAESNVPILFLTAKNKDSDLTLGFSSGGDDYLAKPFSYAELLARVKGLLRRYQTYRGKGNIDNETPLEWRGIILYQDRNAVCKDGEELNLTDKEYQILRLLLTYRGRLFSAQNLFESIWEEPFYYSSSNTVMVHIRRLREKIEEDPQEPTLLKTVWGKGYRIE; from the coding sequence ATGAAGAACGCCGCAAAAATTATGATCGTAGATGATGATTCTGAAATCCGTGAGATCGTCTGTGTTCTGCTGGAGAGCGAAGGTTTTACCACGCTGGAAGCAGCAAACGGGGAAACGGCGTTGTCGGTCTTTTCCGATGATGTGGATCTTGTTATTTTGGATATTATGATGGCCGGTATGTCCGGGTATCAGGTCTGCTTGAAAATGAGAGCGGAAAGTAATGTTCCCATTTTATTTCTTACGGCAAAAAATAAAGATTCCGACTTGACGCTTGGATTTTCATCCGGCGGGGACGATTATCTCGCAAAGCCGTTTTCTTATGCCGAGCTTCTTGCCCGGGTAAAGGGACTCCTACGGCGCTATCAGACGTACAGAGGGAAAGGCAATATTGACAATGAAACTCCGTTGGAATGGCGTGGAATCATACTGTATCAGGACCGAAACGCTGTTTGCAAAGATGGAGAAGAACTGAACCTGACTGACAAGGAGTATCAGATTCTCCGGTTACTGCTGACCTACAGAGGCAGGCTTTTCTCTGCGCAAAATTTATTTGAGAGCATTTGGGAGGAACCGTTTTATTACTCGTCCAGCAACACGGTAATGGTTCACATCCGCAGACTGCGGGAAAAGATTGAGGAAGACCCGCAGGAACCAACATTGCTGAAAACGGTTTGGGGAAAGGGGTATCGCATTGAATAG